The Gemmatimonadota bacterium genome segment GGCGAACACGCTCGTGGTGAAGTACCGCCCCAGGCCGGGGATCCGGAAGATCGTCTCGATGAAGAAGGACCCCGTGATCAGGTTGGCCATCATCGGTCCCGCGATGGTCAGCAGGGGGATCAGGGCGTTCTTGAACACGTGCACCACCACGACCGAGATTTCGGTGAGGCCCTTGGCCCGGGCGGTGCGCACGTAGTCGGCCCGGATGGCCTCGATCATGTTCGACCGGGTATACCTCGCCACCACGGCCATGTCTCCGAGGGACAGGGCGATCACCGGCATGACCCAGTCCTTGGGCGAATTCCAGCCTCCCGTTTCGAAGAGGTGCAGCCACAGGGAAAAGACGACCGTCAACCCGACGGCGACGACGAAACTGGGCGTGACGATGCTGAATACGGCCGTGAGCGAGGCGACGTAATCGATCCAGGTGTTCTGGTATACCGCCGCGAGAATGCCCAGCAGCAGTCCGCCGGTGAGGGCCACGATCAGGGCCATGCTGCCCAGGTGGACGGAGACGGGCCAGGCCTGGGCGATGAGCTCCTGGCAGGTCTTGCTCTGGTGCTGGAAGGAATAGCCGAAGTCGCCCCGCACGACATTGCTCACCCAGGAGATGTACTGGATGTGC includes the following:
- a CDS encoding ABC transporter permease; translation: MLAVTSIFLLGLNLGFRYLVRRILWIFPVLFAVSVITFSIMHAVPGGPFDAGGETGGIPLTPEVRANLMRKYNLDQPLHIQYISWVSNVVRGDFGYSFQHQSKTCQELIAQAWPVSVHLGSMALIVALTGGLLLGILAAVYQNTWIDYVASLTAVFSIVTPSFVVAVGLTVVFSLWLHLFETGGWNSPKDWVMPVIALSLGDMAVVARYTRSNMIEAIRADYVRTARAKGLTEISVVVVHVFKNALIPLLTIAGPMMANLITGSFFIETIFRIPGLGRYFTTSVFARDYPMIMSTALLWSSLIVVIYVITDLMYALVDPRIRYRKD